The proteins below are encoded in one region of Berryella intestinalis:
- the dsrO gene encoding sulfate reduction electron transfer complex DsrMKJOP subunit DsrO gives MTRTNNKRMNGLGRRDFVKAGIGACTLGLVSLTGCATRETTNEQIVCDLSKNGSEKQYGLVVNVTKLNELGVLKDIIGACHAEHNVPDTRDPKTAVEWMMDVSFEEAFEDIASEYTADRVAHLRYPALCNHCAEPPCVRVCPTKATFKRIDGIVTMDYHRCIGCRFCMSACPYGARSLNFSDPRKFLGRVNPDYPTRSKGVVEKCMFCSERIDKGKLPLCVEASKGSILFGDLKDAGSDVRRALANAFSIRRRVEIGTDPSVYYVFEGGE, from the coding sequence GTGACGAGGACGAACAACAAGCGGATGAACGGCCTTGGGCGCCGTGATTTCGTCAAAGCCGGAATCGGAGCCTGTACGCTGGGTCTCGTGTCGCTTACGGGCTGCGCGACGCGGGAAACGACTAACGAGCAGATCGTATGCGACCTGTCCAAAAACGGTAGCGAGAAGCAGTACGGTCTGGTCGTGAACGTGACCAAGCTCAACGAGCTGGGAGTGCTCAAAGATATCATCGGGGCCTGCCACGCCGAGCACAACGTGCCCGACACGCGCGACCCGAAAACCGCCGTCGAATGGATGATGGACGTCAGCTTCGAGGAGGCCTTCGAGGACATCGCCAGCGAATACACGGCCGATCGCGTCGCCCACCTGCGCTACCCGGCGCTGTGCAACCACTGCGCCGAACCCCCCTGCGTGCGCGTGTGCCCCACGAAGGCCACGTTCAAGCGCATCGACGGGATCGTCACCATGGACTACCACCGCTGCATCGGCTGCCGTTTCTGCATGTCGGCCTGCCCGTACGGCGCACGGAGCCTGAACTTCAGCGACCCGCGGAAGTTCTTGGGCCGCGTGAACCCCGACTATCCGACGCGCAGCAAGGGCGTGGTCGAGAAATGCATGTTCTGCTCGGAGCGCATCGACAAGGGAAAGCTCCCCTTATGCGTCGAGGCGTCGAAGGGTTCCATCCTGTTCGGCGATCTGAAAGACGCCGGCTCGGATGTCCGTCGGGCGCTTGCGAACGCCTTCTCCATCAGAAGGCGCGTCGAGATCGGCACCGACCCGAGTGTCTACTACGTGTTCGAAGGCGGTGAGTAG
- a CDS encoding TusE/DsrC/DsvC family sulfur relay protein: MADLHVGDRVLALDEDGFLEDPAEWDEEVAAKLAETEEVELTDEHWRVINYLRQYYADFGVAPMVRKMLKDTGLSNAEVYELFPSGPGKGACKIAGLMKPTGCV, from the coding sequence ATGGCTGACCTGCATGTTGGAGACCGCGTTCTCGCGCTCGACGAAGACGGCTTCCTCGAGGACCCCGCAGAGTGGGACGAGGAGGTTGCCGCGAAGCTGGCCGAAACCGAAGAGGTCGAACTGACCGACGAGCACTGGAGGGTTATCAACTACCTGCGCCAGTACTACGCCGACTTCGGCGTCGCCCCCATGGTCCGCAAGATGCTCAAGGACACCGGCCTTTCAAACGCCGAGGTGTACGAGCTGTTCCCCAGCGGTCCCGGTAAGGGTGCCTGCAAGATCGCCGGCCTCATGAAGCCCACGGGCTGCGTCTAG
- the dsrP gene encoding sulfate reduction electron transfer complex DsrMKJOP subunit DsrP: MSSVLEKAFHGSKLYWGWVVALLAMIGIGVAAYANQFQNGLVVTGMSRDVNWGLYIAQFTFFVGVAASGVMVAIPLYLHNFKEFGKVVIFGEFLAVASVLVALLFIVIDMGYPTRVFNVILHPTPTAIVFWDVVALSSYLIVNILIGWAAVGAERKGVAPAKWVHVLSFVAIPLAISIHTVTAFLFCGMPGRDYWHTAILAARFLASAFAAGPALLIIICLIMRRLSVFKVGDRAIDALAKIVCYAIITNVFFFLLEVYTSFYSNIPAGTYPLQYLFFGLDGHAALVPFMWEAAAVLAFLGIGLLLVPKLRRNHKALVVALVSVFIACWIDKGLGLVLGGFVPNSFGHVVEYVPTATELLVILGVYAIGLLVLTVLYKVATGVRKELAQDR, translated from the coding sequence GTGAGTAGCGTGCTTGAAAAGGCGTTTCATGGATCCAAGCTGTATTGGGGATGGGTCGTCGCGCTTCTGGCGATGATAGGCATCGGCGTGGCGGCTTATGCGAACCAGTTCCAAAACGGCCTGGTCGTCACGGGCATGAGCCGCGATGTGAACTGGGGCCTCTACATCGCCCAGTTCACCTTCTTCGTGGGCGTGGCGGCGTCGGGGGTCATGGTGGCCATACCGCTGTACCTGCACAACTTCAAGGAGTTCGGCAAGGTCGTCATCTTCGGCGAGTTCCTGGCCGTCGCCTCGGTGCTGGTCGCGCTGCTGTTCATCGTCATCGACATGGGGTATCCCACGCGCGTGTTCAACGTGATCCTGCATCCCACGCCCACCGCCATCGTGTTCTGGGACGTGGTGGCGCTTTCGTCCTACCTGATCGTCAACATCCTCATCGGATGGGCGGCCGTAGGGGCCGAGCGCAAGGGGGTCGCGCCGGCGAAATGGGTGCATGTGCTCAGCTTCGTCGCCATACCGCTTGCCATCAGCATCCACACGGTCACGGCGTTTCTGTTCTGCGGCATGCCGGGGCGCGACTACTGGCACACGGCCATCCTGGCCGCGCGTTTCCTGGCCTCGGCGTTCGCGGCCGGTCCTGCGCTCCTTATCATCATCTGCCTGATCATGCGCAGGCTCTCGGTGTTCAAGGTGGGCGACCGTGCGATCGACGCGCTCGCCAAGATCGTATGCTACGCCATCATCACGAACGTGTTCTTCTTCCTGTTGGAGGTATACACGTCGTTTTACAGCAACATCCCTGCGGGCACGTATCCGCTCCAGTACCTGTTCTTCGGCTTGGACGGGCATGCGGCGCTCGTGCCGTTCATGTGGGAGGCTGCTGCGGTGCTGGCCTTCCTCGGCATAGGGCTTCTGCTGGTGCCGAAGCTGCGCCGCAACCACAAGGCACTGGTGGTCGCGCTGGTGTCTGTGTTCATCGCCTGCTGGATCGACAAGGGCTTGGGGCTCGTTCTGGGCGGCTTCGTGCCGAACTCGTTCGGGCATGTGGTGGAGTACGTTCCCACGGCAACCGAGCTGTTGGTGATCCTGGGCGTGTACGCTATCGGGCTTTTGGTGCTCACCGTGCTGTACAAGGTGGCAACCGGGGTGCGCAAAGAGCTCGCGCAGGATCGTTAG
- the dsrJ gene encoding sulfate reduction electron transfer complex DsrMKJOP subunit DsrJ, giving the protein MGAKAKIALFVAVFCLIAAVPFAANATAPAKDPSVSLDTPTINALPEKRCVESAEYMRANHMVMLEQWRDDAVRDGDLTYVNSRGERFEKSLHETCLSCHSNPDEFCTACHSYSGVSLYCEDCHNMTDAGLQGK; this is encoded by the coding sequence ATGGGCGCTAAGGCGAAGATCGCCCTGTTCGTTGCCGTGTTCTGCCTGATAGCGGCCGTTCCTTTCGCCGCGAATGCCACCGCTCCGGCGAAGGATCCGAGCGTGAGCCTGGACACGCCGACCATCAACGCGCTTCCCGAGAAGCGCTGTGTCGAGTCGGCCGAGTACATGCGCGCGAACCACATGGTCATGCTCGAGCAGTGGCGCGACGACGCGGTGCGCGACGGGGATCTCACCTATGTGAACAGCCGCGGGGAACGGTTCGAGAAGAGCCTGCATGAGACGTGCCTTTCGTGCCATTCCAACCCCGACGAGTTCTGCACGGCGTGCCACAGCTATTCGGGCGTGTCGCTGTACTGCGAGGATTGCCACAACATGACCGATGCCGGATTGCAGGGGAAGTAG